From one Brevundimonas sp. PAMC22021 genomic stretch:
- a CDS encoding diguanylate cyclase domain-containing protein: protein MPPAKSRTTTRSIEASDIESPPASARVLVLTAADRLADLAHGLDGLGWRTLMSDSVEGAAVALADLPLEAAIVDAALLAPGVIATFRAAAEPRRLPVVVIGTSEDAAVDADLVMSTAPHPAQAALRLEQLGRAAIAEEEFHLRRLTFAERGEPLGRVEDEATGPLRILAAGAADRRFLALANALSAGGAEVVAAPTPYTAFDYLHESAFDAAVLWGADDHAPALSIASGMKRNTRLYHIPLVLYLRGQAEIDLGELYQRGFADVAASDTPEDETAGRILGLARTHRRQQVTRRALDGARGSGLTDASTGLFTPQLFAAHLTRVAQAARLRQRPLSVCVLRVRQSDSVLASRTGGWLDRALPQIGAMVSRLVRVEDTAARLAPEVFALALPATRAGEARLAAERIAAVIGCTAFDAGPDRSPFVVDFDVGCAQIGVGENPAALLERASADLYARSPR, encoded by the coding sequence ATGCCGCCCGCCAAGTCACGGACAACCACCAGATCGATCGAGGCCTCCGACATCGAGAGCCCGCCTGCGAGCGCGCGCGTCCTGGTGCTGACGGCTGCGGATCGCCTGGCCGATCTGGCGCATGGGCTGGACGGCCTCGGCTGGCGCACGCTGATGTCCGACAGCGTGGAAGGCGCCGCCGTCGCGCTCGCCGACCTGCCGCTGGAAGCCGCCATCGTCGATGCGGCGCTGCTGGCGCCAGGCGTGATCGCCACCTTTCGCGCCGCCGCCGAGCCGCGCCGTCTGCCGGTCGTGGTGATCGGGACCTCGGAAGATGCGGCGGTGGACGCCGATCTCGTCATGTCCACCGCGCCGCATCCGGCCCAGGCCGCACTGCGGCTTGAGCAACTCGGCCGCGCCGCCATCGCCGAGGAAGAATTTCATCTGCGCCGGCTGACCTTTGCCGAACGTGGCGAACCGTTGGGCCGGGTCGAAGACGAGGCGACCGGGCCCTTGCGCATCCTGGCGGCCGGCGCCGCGGACCGACGTTTCCTGGCTCTCGCCAATGCGCTCTCGGCCGGCGGCGCCGAGGTGGTGGCGGCCCCCACCCCCTACACCGCCTTCGACTATCTGCACGAAAGCGCGTTCGATGCGGCGGTGCTGTGGGGCGCCGACGATCATGCCCCGGCGTTGTCGATCGCCTCGGGAATGAAGCGCAACACCCGCCTCTATCATATCCCGCTGGTGCTTTACCTGCGCGGCCAGGCCGAGATCGATCTCGGCGAGCTGTATCAGCGGGGCTTCGCCGATGTCGCGGCTTCCGACACGCCGGAGGACGAGACCGCCGGCCGCATCCTCGGCCTGGCCCGCACCCACCGCCGTCAGCAGGTCACGCGGCGCGCGCTGGACGGCGCGCGGGGTTCCGGACTGACCGACGCCTCCACTGGCCTGTTCACGCCGCAACTGTTCGCCGCGCATCTGACACGCGTCGCCCAGGCCGCCCGCCTGCGCCAGCGCCCGCTGTCGGTCTGCGTGCTGCGAGTGCGTCAGAGCGACAGCGTGCTGGCGTCTCGCACCGGCGGCTGGCTCGATCGCGCCCTGCCGCAGATTGGGGCCATGGTGTCGCGACTGGTGCGAGTCGAGGACACCGCCGCCCGCCTCGCGCCCGAGGTCTTCGCTCTCGCCCTGCCCGCCACGCGCGCGGGCGAGGCGCGGCTGGCGGCGGAACGGATCGCGGCGGTGATCGGCTGCACCGCCTTTGACGCCGGTCCCGACCGCTCGCCGTTCGTGGTCGATTTCGACGTCGGCTGCGCCCAGATCGGCGTGGGCGAAAACCCCGCGGCCCTTCTGGAACGCGCCTCGGCCGACCTCTACGCCCGCTCTCCGCGCTAG
- a CDS encoding YihY/virulence factor BrkB family protein translates to MLFGLGDAARLAGRAFARSWGRDVMLYTGGVSFFALLAVFPAVAILIGFYKAVLSIGQVSEQAFALAELMPHAAQGIFREEIGRLANASARTVSAQSAFAVLVGAYAAHRGFKALLAGLNLIHDETEPHGFFKFNLLAFFVAVFAFVLFTVVSGSVVTLRIMGHASGERPLLGLGVFFDAVAPSVGLVIGLTLLYRYAMSHRTPVAWLPSVVGGSVATLMSVVSSWLCAIYVEQIAPLGATYGSVGAVVVLLIWLSWNVNAVFYGGAFATEMEIAKARAAGNTRDPTGAVVSFPAREHLAQARERRTRP, encoded by the coding sequence TTGCTTTTTGGACTAGGGGACGCCGCACGGCTGGCCGGCCGGGCCTTTGCCCGCAGCTGGGGTCGGGACGTCATGCTCTACACGGGCGGGGTGTCGTTCTTCGCGCTGCTGGCGGTGTTTCCGGCCGTCGCCATTCTGATCGGCTTCTACAAGGCGGTGCTGTCGATCGGACAGGTCAGCGAGCAGGCCTTTGCCCTGGCCGAGCTGATGCCGCACGCCGCGCAGGGAATCTTTCGCGAAGAGATCGGCCGGCTGGCCAACGCCTCGGCCCGGACGGTGTCGGCCCAGAGCGCGTTCGCCGTGCTGGTCGGGGCCTATGCGGCGCACCGGGGGTTCAAGGCGCTGCTGGCTGGGCTGAACCTGATCCACGACGAGACGGAGCCGCATGGCTTCTTCAAGTTCAACCTTCTGGCCTTTTTTGTCGCCGTGTTCGCCTTTGTGCTGTTCACCGTGGTGTCGGGATCGGTGGTGACGCTGCGGATCATGGGGCATGCCTCGGGCGAGCGGCCGCTGCTGGGCTTGGGCGTCTTCTTCGACGCCGTGGCGCCGTCCGTGGGGCTCGTGATCGGGCTGACGCTGCTCTACCGCTACGCCATGAGCCACCGGACCCCGGTGGCCTGGCTGCCGTCGGTGGTCGGAGGCTCGGTCGCCACCCTGATGTCGGTCGTGTCGTCCTGGCTGTGCGCCATCTATGTGGAGCAGATCGCGCCGCTGGGAGCGACCTATGGCTCGGTCGGCGCGGTGGTGGTGCTGCTGATCTGGTTGTCGTGGAACGTCAACGCCGTCTTCTACGGCGGCGCCTTCGCCACCGAGATGGAGATCGCCAAGGCGCGGGCGGCTGGGAACACTCGCGATCCCACAGGCGCCGTCGTCAGCTTCCCGGCGCGAGAACACCTGGCGCAGGCTCGGGAGCGCCGCACTCGACCGTGA
- a CDS encoding sulfurtransferase TusA family protein: MSSPVVVDARGHACPVPTLKLMKAMRDALPGDRLVLLATDPMARVDAPHLTAQRGGRTLSVKEDAGVLTITVECGAPEPAPGVLAPGS; encoded by the coding sequence GTGAGTTCGCCCGTCGTCGTCGACGCACGCGGTCACGCCTGTCCCGTGCCAACGCTGAAGCTGATGAAGGCGATGCGAGACGCCCTTCCCGGCGACCGCCTGGTCCTTTTGGCCACCGATCCGATGGCCAGGGTCGATGCGCCCCACCTGACGGCTCAGCGCGGCGGCCGCACCCTGTCGGTTAAGGAGGATGCAGGCGTCCTGACCATCACGGTCGAGTGCGGCGCTCCCGAGCCTGCGCCAGGTGTTCTCGCGCCGGGAAGCTGA
- a CDS encoding CinA family protein: MTPHDIEALARRVIEAATAKGLMLATAESCTGGLVAAALTGVPGSSAVVDCGFVTYSNAAKSEMLGVPAELIESQGAVSEPVARAMAEGALRRSQAQVSVAATGIAGPGGGSPDKPVGLVHFAAAGPTGVVHHEARFGDIGRERVRQASVDQALRMLAERITAS; the protein is encoded by the coding sequence ATGACGCCGCACGACATCGAAGCTCTCGCCCGTCGCGTGATCGAGGCGGCCACGGCCAAGGGCCTGATGCTGGCCACGGCCGAAAGCTGTACCGGCGGCCTGGTCGCGGCGGCGCTGACCGGGGTTCCTGGATCGTCGGCCGTGGTCGATTGCGGCTTCGTCACCTACAGCAACGCCGCGAAGTCCGAGATGCTGGGCGTGCCCGCCGAGCTGATCGAGAGCCAAGGCGCGGTGTCCGAGCCGGTCGCGCGCGCGATGGCCGAGGGCGCGCTTCGGCGCTCGCAGGCCCAGGTTTCGGTCGCCGCGACGGGAATCGCAGGGCCGGGCGGCGGTTCGCCGGACAAGCCGGTGGGACTGGTCCACTTCGCCGCCGCGGGACCGACCGGCGTCGTGCACCATGAGGCGCGGTTCGGCGACATTGGCCGCGAGCGCGTGCGACAGGCCAGCGTCGACCAGGCGCTTCGGATGCTGGCCGAGCGGATCACCGCCTCGTGA
- a CDS encoding fused MFS/spermidine synthase, protein MTNAALSPAPARNQGSRPRVLFAVAIFTSAALVFTVQPMVTKLVLPMLGGSPSVWNTSMVFFQAALLVGYAYAHALQRIGSLKVQAGVHLALLLLAALFLPLSISGVLGDPDPNAPIVWLLATLALSVGAPFAVLSATAPLLQAWFARLRAGHADGANPYVLYAASNLGSFLALLAYPVIIEPLAALSDQRWGWSGGYGLFVVMVGVLGAAIWRRREIAATEPARLASTAPIPWRDKGVLVLLAAAPSSLMLGVTAHLSVDVASAPFLWVAPLALYLLTFVIAFSARPIIAFETTLVLSAALGAAVVSMAAFKTGEWVVLFGMHLLAFFFIALLCHQRLAQRRPAPDRLTEFFLLLSLGGVVGGAFNALLAPVLFNTVWEYPLVLVLVGLARPWEKGPLSRVEIGAIALGAVIILTPPIALEIIRYQPDIRAVLSNQALIHISQLVFGLGAICAFLVRDRAPVFTLMLAMLTASAHHIARGYEWDLSERSFFGVMRVATTYDARLGGDVHVLMHGTTLHGAQPTSPVSRCSPTLYYATGTPLGQAALKIQERRPNGANIGVVGQGSGAMAAYKREQDRLTFFEIDPMVDRLSRDPRWFTFISDCADGPVRTVLGDARLTLNQEPAGSYDLLVIDAFSSDAVPTHLLTTEAIAGYLRLLRPDGAVVLHLSNRNLEITLPASAAARALNAPSLHQVFIEDPAGPDMSEASTEALVIAPTEAGLASFRADPRWRTLAPTEVRPWTDDYVNLFGSLLRQMRYAAG, encoded by the coding sequence ATGACCAACGCGGCCCTTTCTCCAGCACCGGCGCGCAATCAGGGATCGCGGCCCCGCGTCCTGTTCGCCGTCGCCATCTTCACCTCGGCGGCTCTGGTCTTCACCGTCCAGCCGATGGTGACCAAGCTGGTGCTGCCGATGCTGGGCGGGTCGCCATCGGTCTGGAACACCTCCATGGTGTTCTTCCAGGCGGCGCTGCTGGTCGGTTATGCCTATGCCCATGCCTTGCAGCGGATCGGTTCGCTGAAGGTGCAGGCCGGCGTGCATCTGGCGCTTCTGCTGCTCGCGGCGCTGTTCCTGCCCTTGAGCATCAGCGGCGTGCTGGGCGATCCCGATCCGAATGCGCCCATCGTCTGGCTGCTGGCGACGCTGGCGCTGTCGGTCGGCGCGCCCTTCGCGGTTCTGTCGGCGACGGCGCCGTTGCTTCAGGCCTGGTTCGCGCGTCTGCGGGCAGGTCATGCGGACGGGGCCAACCCTTACGTCCTCTACGCCGCTTCCAACCTCGGCAGCTTCCTGGCCCTGCTCGCCTATCCGGTCATCATTGAGCCGCTGGCGGCCTTGTCGGACCAGCGGTGGGGGTGGAGCGGCGGCTATGGCCTGTTCGTGGTCATGGTCGGGGTCTTGGGCGCGGCGATCTGGCGCCGGCGAGAGATCGCCGCGACCGAGCCTGCTCGTCTGGCGTCCACCGCGCCGATCCCCTGGCGCGATAAGGGCGTGCTGGTGCTGCTGGCGGCGGCGCCCTCCAGCCTGATGCTCGGGGTGACGGCGCACCTGTCGGTGGATGTGGCCTCGGCGCCGTTCCTGTGGGTGGCGCCGCTGGCGCTGTATCTGCTGACCTTCGTGATCGCCTTTTCAGCCAGGCCGATCATCGCGTTTGAGACGACTCTGGTCCTCTCGGCCGCACTGGGAGCCGCAGTGGTCAGCATGGCGGCGTTCAAGACGGGCGAGTGGGTGGTGCTCTTCGGCATGCACCTGCTGGCCTTCTTCTTCATCGCCCTGCTGTGCCACCAGCGTCTGGCGCAGCGGAGACCCGCGCCGGATCGGCTGACCGAGTTCTTTCTGCTGCTGTCGCTGGGCGGCGTCGTGGGCGGGGCGTTCAACGCCCTGCTGGCGCCGGTCTTGTTCAACACAGTATGGGAATATCCGCTGGTGCTGGTGCTCGTGGGCCTGGCGCGGCCCTGGGAGAAGGGACCGCTCAGCCGCGTCGAGATCGGTGCGATCGCACTCGGCGCCGTCATCATCCTGACCCCGCCGATCGCGCTGGAGATCATCCGCTATCAGCCGGACATCCGGGCGGTGCTCAGCAACCAGGCGCTGATCCACATCTCGCAGCTGGTGTTCGGCCTAGGCGCCATCTGCGCCTTTCTGGTGCGGGACCGCGCGCCGGTGTTCACCCTGATGCTGGCCATGCTGACCGCCTCGGCGCACCACATCGCGCGCGGCTATGAGTGGGACCTGTCTGAGCGCAGCTTCTTTGGCGTCATGCGGGTGGCGACGACCTATGACGCGCGTCTGGGCGGCGACGTTCACGTTCTCATGCACGGCACGACGCTGCACGGCGCCCAGCCGACCTCGCCCGTCTCGCGGTGTTCGCCGACGCTCTACTACGCCACAGGCACGCCGCTGGGGCAGGCGGCGTTGAAGATCCAGGAGCGGCGGCCGAACGGCGCCAACATCGGCGTGGTGGGGCAGGGCTCCGGCGCCATGGCCGCCTACAAGCGCGAGCAGGATCGGCTGACCTTCTTCGAGATCGACCCGATGGTGGACCGACTGTCGCGCGATCCGCGCTGGTTCACCTTTATCTCGGACTGCGCGGATGGACCGGTGCGCACGGTGCTGGGCGACGCGAGGCTGACGCTGAACCAGGAGCCGGCTGGATCATACGACCTCTTGGTCATCGACGCCTTCTCGTCGGACGCCGTGCCGACCCACCTTCTGACGACCGAGGCCATCGCCGGTTATCTTCGGCTGCTGCGGCCGGACGGGGCGGTGGTGCTGCACCTGTCCAATCGAAACCTGGAGATCACGCTACCGGCCTCGGCGGCGGCGCGTGCGCTGAACGCGCCCAGCCTGCACCAGGTCTTCATCGAGGACCCGGCCGGCCCCGACATGTCCGAAGCCTCGACCGAGGCGCTTGTGATCGCGCCGACGGAGGCGGGGCTCGCGTCCTTCCGCGCCGATCCGCGCTGGCGGACGCTGGCGCCGACCGAGGTGCGACCGTGGACCGACGACTACGTCAATCTGTTCGGTTCGCTGCTGCGCCAGATGCGCTATGCGGCGGGCTGA
- a CDS encoding bifunctional 2-C-methyl-D-erythritol 4-phosphate cytidylyltransferase/2-C-methyl-D-erythritol 2,4-cyclodiphosphate synthase, whose protein sequence is MTFSAIVVAAGSGSRAGGDKQYRTLAGKPVVRWSVEALLNAGASEIVVVVAPGAEARMAQALDGLAGWRNVAGGVERADSVRAGLASLACAPDAPVLIHDAARPLLSRDITEGLIGALDHADGALPALPVADSLRRADAEGVIAGAVDRAGLWRAQTPQAFRRGVIERAYAAWTSSEPPTDEASVVQAAGGTVRLIDGDPRLLKLTYPEDFAMAEALTPRQTRVGSGYDVHRWGPGGSVWLCGIEVPHDQTLIGHSDADAGLHALTDAILGALAEGDIGDHFPPSDPKWKGASSDQFLLHAAGMVADRGGRIVNVDVTLICEQPKVKPHRLAMRERIADLLQLPLGAVSVKATTSEGLGFTGRNEGLAAQAVCSIDLPAPQPAA, encoded by the coding sequence ATGACCTTTTCAGCCATTGTGGTCGCGGCGGGCTCGGGCTCGCGCGCGGGCGGCGACAAGCAGTATCGGACGCTGGCGGGCAAGCCGGTCGTGCGCTGGTCGGTGGAGGCGCTGCTGAACGCCGGCGCCAGCGAAATCGTGGTCGTTGTCGCGCCGGGCGCCGAGGCGCGCATGGCGCAGGCGCTGGACGGCCTGGCGGGATGGAGAAATGTCGCCGGCGGGGTCGAACGCGCGGATTCCGTACGCGCGGGCCTGGCGTCGCTCGCCTGCGCGCCCGATGCACCCGTGCTGATCCACGATGCGGCGCGCCCGCTTCTGTCCCGGGACATCACCGAGGGTTTGATCGGGGCGCTGGACCACGCCGACGGCGCCCTGCCCGCCCTGCCCGTCGCCGACAGCTTGCGTCGAGCGGACGCGGAGGGGGTGATCGCCGGGGCCGTGGATCGCGCGGGTCTGTGGCGCGCCCAGACGCCCCAGGCGTTCCGACGTGGCGTGATTGAGCGCGCCTACGCCGCCTGGACCTCGTCCGAGCCGCCCACCGACGAAGCCTCCGTGGTCCAGGCCGCGGGCGGAACCGTCCGGCTGATCGACGGCGACCCCCGCCTGCTCAAGCTCACCTATCCCGAGGATTTCGCCATGGCCGAGGCCCTGACCCCCCGCCAGACCCGCGTCGGCTCCGGCTATGACGTGCATCGCTGGGGACCGGGCGGCTCGGTGTGGCTGTGCGGGATCGAGGTGCCGCACGACCAGACGCTGATCGGTCACTCCGACGCCGACGCCGGCCTGCACGCCCTGACCGACGCCATCCTAGGCGCCCTGGCCGAGGGCGACATCGGCGATCACTTCCCGCCCAGCGATCCCAAGTGGAAGGGCGCATCGTCCGACCAGTTCCTGCTGCATGCCGCCGGCATGGTCGCGGATCGCGGCGGCCGCATCGTCAATGTGGACGTGACCCTGATCTGCGAGCAGCCCAAGGTGAAGCCGCACCGCCTCGCCATGCGCGAACGGATCGCTGACCTGCTTCAGCTGCCGCTGGGCGCCGTCAGCGTGAAGGCCACAACCTCAGAAGGGTTAGGCTTCACCGGGCGGAACGAGGGCCTGGCGGCCCAGGCCGTGTGCTCGATCGACCTGCCCGCGCCTCAGCCCGCCGCATAG
- the dusB gene encoding tRNA dihydrouridine synthase DusB codes for MTSSLQIGDVTIPGRVLMAPMTGVTDLPFRQVASRLGAAYVATEMVASAELARGRPDVVRRAAVGEGLPLTVIQLVGRDPEAMAEGARMAEAAGADIVDLNFGCPAKEVTGVASGSALMRTPDLARRIMEAVVGATARPVTVKMRLGWDDDSRNAPALARTAETVGVRAVTVHGRTRKQFYTGQADWDAVGEVKAAVSVPVIVNGDILTAEDARDALARSGADALMLGRGVYGRPWLASHLDRALADGTRLREPGREERLDIVIEHLRASVAFYGLPLGLKMFRKHLGWYIEQAPWPADASERRSAKASLCRLETPGEVEVALSALWRQEMAQTRNSAVENGQQVSETAMA; via the coding sequence ATGACCTCATCCCTTCAGATCGGCGACGTGACGATCCCCGGCCGCGTGCTGATGGCGCCGATGACCGGCGTGACCGACCTGCCGTTCCGCCAGGTCGCCTCGCGGCTGGGCGCGGCCTATGTGGCGACGGAGATGGTGGCCTCGGCCGAACTGGCGCGCGGTCGGCCGGACGTCGTGCGGCGCGCGGCCGTGGGCGAGGGGCTGCCGCTGACGGTGATCCAGCTGGTCGGACGCGATCCCGAGGCGATGGCTGAGGGCGCGCGCATGGCCGAGGCGGCGGGCGCCGACATCGTCGATTTGAACTTCGGCTGCCCCGCCAAGGAGGTGACCGGCGTCGCCTCGGGATCGGCGCTGATGCGCACGCCCGATCTTGCCCGGCGGATCATGGAGGCGGTGGTGGGCGCGACAGCCCGGCCGGTGACGGTCAAGATGCGCCTCGGCTGGGACGACGATAGCCGAAATGCTCCGGCCCTCGCGCGCACGGCCGAGACCGTCGGGGTTCGTGCGGTGACCGTGCATGGCCGCACCCGCAAGCAGTTCTACACCGGCCAGGCCGACTGGGACGCTGTGGGCGAGGTCAAGGCGGCGGTGTCTGTTCCCGTCATCGTCAATGGCGACATCCTGACCGCCGAGGATGCCCGAGACGCTTTGGCGCGCTCTGGCGCTGACGCCCTGATGTTGGGGCGCGGGGTCTATGGGCGGCCATGGCTGGCGTCGCATCTGGACCGGGCGCTGGCCGACGGAACGCGACTGCGCGAGCCGGGGCGGGAAGAGCGGCTGGACATAGTGATCGAGCACCTGCGCGCCTCCGTCGCCTTTTATGGCCTGCCGCTCGGCCTCAAGATGTTCCGCAAGCACCTCGGCTGGTACATCGAGCAGGCGCCCTGGCCGGCGGACGCAAGCGAGCGTCGCTCGGCCAAGGCCTCGCTCTGTCGGCTGGAGACGCCCGGCGAGGTGGAAGTCGCGCTTTCGGCGCTCTGGCGGCAAGAAATGGCGCAAACGCGCAACTCTGCTGTTGAAAACGGGCAACAGGTGTCGGAAACTGCCATGGCATGA
- a CDS encoding PAS domain-containing sensor histidine kinase, which yields MTDTPAVLTPEADADLANGSFWGRLQHGRARNAFAAAYALAAVVTAASIWLFAVAPSASGGARAAAGDIVLYVLFANLLLIGVLAALLGRRVLALARSRQEAGARLHLRFVALFSAVAVAPAILIALIFGLLVNRGVDQWFSQNVQASVENGAEIGRAYIGDVSAAMDADLVTIADQLESARPLFDQRIQFSDALAQVGQIFGYPAIYILNGEGEVLARGEQPGAPPYLSPPRSELEAAAEGGKPPQQVTQNPDTVRSIIALPAYGDAYLYLVRPLRDGLIARMNNSSQSIQAYREAQDSRALIQTVFALSYLETALLVLVGAVWLGMSAASAISAPIGRLVRAADQAAGGDLTVRVEDGGAPAEIADLSRAFNRMTEDLQAQQSALKAAGDEAKDRSRFIETVLSGVSAGVIGLDRHGRISAINDSARQLLAIPEGDVHGQALATLSPELSDLVGRVEAHIEEDIDVSRDGETRRLRVRIEGGFGGEMVLTFDDITRLVTAQRNAAWRDVARRIAHEIKNPLTPIQLSAERLKRRYRPQVGDDVEVFDRCTDTIIRQVGDIGRMVDEFSSFARMPAPRFAREDPAELLRQAVFAQRVAAPDVALQLLEPLPAAVLHCDGRMVGQALVNILKNAGEAVTARRTADNHADGGVVASLSIENGAAVFVIEDDGVGLPARDRDRLTEPYVTTREKGTGLGLAIVKRICEDHGGELKLADAEHLGGARVCLIFPLQPTGVAGDPAPVRALVPAE from the coding sequence ATGACGGACACGCCCGCAGTCCTGACCCCTGAGGCCGACGCCGATCTGGCGAACGGGTCGTTCTGGGGTCGATTGCAGCATGGGCGGGCTCGCAACGCATTTGCCGCGGCCTATGCCTTGGCCGCCGTGGTGACCGCCGCCAGCATCTGGCTGTTCGCGGTGGCCCCCAGCGCCTCGGGCGGCGCGCGGGCGGCGGCCGGCGACATCGTGCTTTATGTGCTGTTCGCCAACCTCCTGCTGATCGGCGTGCTGGCGGCGTTGCTGGGGCGTCGCGTCCTGGCGCTGGCGAGAAGCCGGCAGGAGGCGGGCGCGCGGCTGCATCTGAGATTCGTCGCGCTGTTTTCCGCCGTGGCTGTGGCGCCGGCCATCCTGATCGCCCTGATCTTCGGTCTGCTGGTCAATCGCGGCGTCGACCAGTGGTTCAGCCAAAACGTCCAGGCCTCTGTCGAGAACGGAGCCGAGATCGGGCGCGCCTACATCGGGGACGTCTCGGCGGCGATGGACGCCGACCTGGTGACCATCGCGGACCAGCTCGAAAGCGCCAGGCCGCTGTTCGACCAGCGCATACAGTTCTCGGACGCCCTGGCGCAGGTCGGGCAGATCTTCGGCTATCCGGCGATCTACATCCTGAACGGCGAAGGCGAGGTGCTGGCGCGAGGCGAGCAGCCGGGAGCGCCGCCCTATCTGTCCCCGCCGCGCTCGGAGCTTGAGGCCGCGGCAGAAGGGGGCAAGCCGCCACAGCAGGTGACGCAGAACCCCGACACGGTGCGCTCGATCATCGCGCTTCCGGCTTATGGCGACGCCTATCTATATCTGGTGCGACCGCTTCGCGACGGGCTGATCGCGCGAATGAACAACTCCAGCCAATCCATCCAAGCCTATCGCGAGGCGCAGGACAGCCGCGCCCTGATCCAGACCGTATTCGCGCTCAGCTATCTGGAGACGGCGCTGCTGGTTCTGGTCGGTGCGGTGTGGCTGGGGATGTCGGCCGCCAGCGCCATCTCGGCGCCGATCGGGCGGCTTGTGCGGGCGGCCGACCAGGCGGCGGGCGGCGACCTGACCGTGCGGGTCGAGGACGGCGGCGCCCCCGCCGAGATCGCCGACCTGTCGCGCGCCTTCAACCGCATGACCGAGGACCTGCAGGCGCAGCAGAGCGCGCTGAAGGCCGCCGGCGACGAAGCCAAGGACCGCAGCCGTTTCATCGAAACCGTGCTGTCCGGCGTCAGCGCGGGCGTGATCGGCCTGGACCGTCACGGTCGCATCTCGGCCATCAACGACAGCGCGCGGCAGCTGCTGGCCATCCCGGAGGGCGATGTTCACGGTCAGGCGCTGGCGACCCTTTCGCCCGAGCTCAGCGATCTGGTGGGCCGCGTCGAAGCGCATATCGAAGAGGATATCGACGTCAGCCGCGACGGCGAGACGCGACGCCTGCGTGTGCGCATCGAAGGCGGCTTCGGCGGCGAGATGGTGCTCACCTTCGACGACATCACCCGCCTCGTCACGGCGCAGCGGAACGCCGCCTGGCGCGACGTGGCGCGGCGGATCGCGCATGAGATCAAGAACCCGCTGACGCCCATCCAGCTGTCGGCCGAGCGGTTGAAGCGGCGCTATCGTCCGCAGGTCGGAGACGATGTGGAGGTGTTCGACCGCTGCACCGACACCATCATCCGCCAGGTGGGAGACATCGGCCGGATGGTGGACGAATTCTCGTCCTTCGCCCGCATGCCCGCGCCGCGTTTCGCGCGCGAGGACCCGGCCGAACTGCTGCGCCAGGCGGTGTTCGCCCAGCGCGTGGCGGCGCCCGATGTCGCGCTTCAGCTGCTGGAGCCCTTGCCGGCCGCGGTTCTGCACTGCGACGGCCGCATGGTCGGTCAGGCGCTGGTCAATATTCTCAAGAACGCCGGCGAGGCGGTGACGGCCCGACGCACGGCCGACAACCATGCCGACGGCGGCGTAGTCGCGTCGCTGTCGATCGAGAACGGCGCGGCGGTGTTCGTGATCGAGGACGACGGCGTGGGCCTGCCCGCCCGCGACCGCGATCGCCTGACCGAGCCCTATGTGACCACGCGCGAGAAGGGCACGGGCCTCGGCCTCGCCATCGTCAAGCGCATCTGCGAGGACCATGGCGGCGAGCTGAAGCTGGCCGACGCCGAACACCTCGGTGGCGCGCGCGTGTGCCTGATCTTCCCCCTTCAACCCACCGGCGTCGCCGGCGACCCGGCGCCGGTCCGCGCTCTGGTCCCGGCTGAATAG